CCGATTTGACCTGTGCTTTGGCAAGATGCAGAGAAGATGCCAGTAACTGGGCTGCTTTCATATATAACACAAGCTGCTCTACTTGTCTGGAGGGAAATAAGAATaattatgtattaaaaaaaccctTCCTTGAACACATTCAAACTTCAGGCAGTCTCCATTCTTTATCTTTATCCTACACAggactcagcagcagcagaaaaggaagacgTTGAAAATGCACCTtcacctctccttcccctccacaAACCCCCTGCCACTGGTTGAGAGTACATCTGCTTCAACGTaggcatttttaaaaggaacacTTCTCTGCGGTGGCCGACTGCTTGAAGTCAATGCTGTACCACAAACAACTGGGtctatttttcttgcagtgtcATTTCCTATGCCCATGGAATTCTCACAGCTgtgaaaagcaaacacactTTGCAGGGTGTACATACtacatacctttttttttttccaggaagaagGCAGGAAGTGGAACTGCCCTTTCCGACCACTTCAAATTTCTCCTGTCTCTCCTTGTTTTTGAGTTTGCTTTAGGGCTGACTGGCTACACTGATCTAAGGTCAAGGTTGAACACgacttttctcttttcagcctTCACTTCAGTGCAGCTGTTTCAGCCTGGTCAGCAGGACCACAGAGGGCTCAGATCTTCAAATGAGATGGCACTTGTATTTCCAGATTCAGAAGTGAACTACACTGCACCACAAACCTGCAAATCCTCATCACTTCCCCCAGTTTTGTGGTAGATCAGAAAACAGAGTTTTCTCAATTATATGCTAGCAAATGTATCCTTTGCTATATACTCCTAATGTGCTTTCAGTTGCTAAAAGTGCATTCCTACAAAATCAATAGCTCCAATGAAAAAGAAGGCACAGTTTGtccaaatgcattttttgtctGATATTCACTAATTCTGCTACTTTTTGATCACACACTTACCCCCACTCTTTGCTTAGCTGGCTGATCTGATCAACAACTACGCTCTCTTGGATTTGGTACAGTGACACTGCAGAAGTACACAGGTCTGGGTTTCCTCCCCGTAATGCTGTCAGATCCAGAACACATTCTGTGAATGTCAGCATCACGTTTAGATGACGCAGGGTATCTGTATGTTCTCTCTGTCAAAAGGAAACAAGACAGCAGTTTAACCATTCTAAGTCATAAGGCAAGTAAGTACACTTAGAACTCTTTTTAACCACTTGAGGTTCTTTTGGTATGTTAATTCTATGCAGAAATAACAGTCAGCAGTAGAGATTTCAGAATCAAATGAGTCCAAAACCATCAACAGATActaatttgttctttctttgttaaTGATTTCAAGATACTGGAGCTTATACTTGAGAGTCTTTCAAAAAAGCCAGAGAAACTGGGACGTGGAGTTCTGTGTTTCTTGAAACTTGAGCAACTAAGAAAATCACAAGTGGGATGTATTACTTGTTATTGTATTATCAGCAACCCAGAAGTATGCTCAGCATTTGTGTGAGAAGCCAGAAGGAACATTTGGCTTTTATTATACAACAGACTTGATACCTATAAGAGAACTGATCTGCAGCTTCTTACTTATCTGCTTCACTCTACAGTTAGATCTAGAATTATATTGTACTAAAAAGTGTCTGCTGCCAAATTTTCCACTTAAACCAAACAAATTGGAGCCAACAACTCACTGTTTACTGACATCTAAAACAGACACtacattgtttaaaaaaaaatcaacctgcaaaacaaaacaaatgcatctCAGCAATATTCATCGTCTTTTCATGAGCAGTGCAGgtctaaatacattttaaactCTGTCTGTGGGAAGAATACAGTGCACTGTCAAACATTCATATTATAAAATACGGATGTGGTAAGAACCCAAACACTTTCCAGCAAGATGTGAATGAGAAAATAGAACAGCGATCTGCCCTAAGAAATTTATAGATCAAGGAGAGCATCCTGGTGAAACACCACACCAAAGTGTGTTTTCAAAGCAACATTCCACCactcataaaaaaaataaaaatgaaaaacagaacactCTTCCCACAAGTAGGATGCAACGTCATCTGTGAGGAAGCAGTTAGGAACAACGCCCAGAAGGACATTGCTTCTGTCAGCACCCACATCCAGAGACTTGGCATTAAAACAGAGGCCTCTTTGGAAGGCTCTGGTGAACAAAAGCAGTCATGTTCCTTTGGTTACCtattaaaatacaagaaatgcCAGGAATAACTACCAAAGAGAAATAGTCACAATTGACACAGGAGTATTTTCCAGATTTTAAAGAGGAGTAtctgagagaagcagcagctacCAAGCACACTGAGCAGTCGTGTTTTTACCACGTCTCTGTTTTATCAGCATTTTATATTATAAAacattaaattgtttttctatACCTCCATTAAAGTTTCCTCAGGCAATTCAGGAGCTTCAAAAGTGATAAAGCCCTCTAAGCTGGGAGGCGAAGTACCATAAGGCATGTACTTCAGACTTGGAGCTGCCTCGGCTCCCGGAGGAGAAGAACCCATATAAATACCAGGAGGCGAGCCCATATATACACGGCCACTAGTAGAGCAGAGAGACCCTCCAGAACTGTTTGATCCAActacaaggaaaaataacacacacacattcaGTCCAATAGGTTGTTCCACCttgcagctctggggctgcagaTGATAGCAAATGACAAATCAGTAGGCACCACAGATTCGCTCTTTGGAGGCTCTCTTTGTTGTTCCTTGCATCACTCTGTAGAGAATGCAAGGGCTACGCTTTATAATGTACAGAGATGATTTATAAAATAGATTCTGGAATATCAGCTGTCAAGGATTCCAAGGCAGGCAGTCCAATAGTACAAAGGTTTTCTTACAATTTATGAAAGCACACTGCTGCAAATATAGAGTCCTGCTCACCCTGAGCAGATTCTGGCCTCTACCTTGAGATCATTGCTATTTGACAATATAGCCAACATGCTGAGATGAAGTCAGCTCACACATCTTTCATCTTGCTTCTACTATAACATACTGCAGCAGGCAAAATGCAGAATCAGAAGTCTAATAATTTCTTTCCACTTTTGCCATAAATGCGGTTAAAACATCCCTATAGGGGTAACTCAAGATGTTACGCACTGCTGCATGGTAAACTGGTGCCTCTGGCCCTCTTTTTAGGAgacaaaaggcagaagaaatctAAGGTGCATCTCAGCTTTTGCagagtgctttttgttttttttgcctGGCCCAGAGGACCCACTGCGCAAGGCAGTAAGCAGGTTACTGCCCCCAGGGGATGGGCAAGTCTGAACACTGTTTGACAACAGCCATCAGCAGGAGGACTTACCTGAGGTGGTTCTTGTTCTGAGGACCATATGGGTGCAGGTAGGAGGGGTGGCACTGCTTGGAGGGGACCCAACAGTAAACATGACAGCCCGAGAACTTGCCCCACTTCCCATGGAAGGAGGTGCCACTGCGATGCCATAGGCccctgctggggctggaagAGAAAATTTCCTGAAATTAGTCCCTATTACATGCAATCACATAGGTTAGCAATTACATACAGAAAACTGGAGTTCTGCAAGACAACATATGTTGATGTATCAAGACTTGTACTAGTAAGGAGTTCtgacagcaaataaaacaagctGAGTGACATCAGTCCTGCAGCAAAAGCTGCAACAGAAAAATTCTAAAGACAGGTTTGGCTGGTCTAAAGACTAGCCCTGTCCGCAGAACTTCTCACATCAAACCCAGATCTCCCGTTGGCCATTTGTAGCAAGGTATTAGCTGTTTgtggggagaaagaagaaggtaaaaaaaaaaaaagtaaagaaaaaagaaccagAATTACATAAGCTGGCTTTCAGACGAAAACAAGTTGGAATTAGGAAGTGAAACAGCCACAAATgtactgaaaaaacaaaacctctagCCACTCCAGGAAGCAgcaatatttcttatttatcaCAGAAATTGATGCTTTCTTGTCtcacttattttaaaagttatatTAAAGAACATATCTccttaaggaaaataataataaaaaaagcttaaGTGTCTCAACCAACAACTGAAGTTGGAAGCAGAACTCTATCTGGTTGGCTGAAAAAAGCTATAGTATATATGGACCActtaaacacatccatctgttccttACCTGTATCCATTGGTCGCTCTGTATTCAGGCTGTCTGTACTGCCTTGGTATAACTGGCCACCGAGGGCAGTCTTTACCTGTTGATCTGAGAGCTTCCCAGTACTAACAGATCTAGacagaaaaaacacacacattcaATAAAAATTTAGGGCAAAATGTTCCTAATTTGCAGCAGATTCTTAATATTTGTTACAGAGAAGCTTTCAACACAAGTACAAAATGACTGGAAACCTCACTGTTCATCATGGACATATTGAGACAGAGCTAACTATAGATGAACCCTTTCatcttaaaaatgaatactGCCAGTTTTGCCATCTAGAtgttcaaaagaaaatcaaacaggCTTCAGAGAGTCGGTGAGACTTGCACAGTCAgataatcaaaacaaaaaggaactAGATAACAACACCAGACAACAACACAAAGTGCTTCAGGAAGTCTCTGCAACGTTTATACACAGTACAAAAAGCTTGTTGTATATACTAAACATCAGTATCTCCTCACAGCTCATTTTTTGCATGCTCCACCCCTCCAAATGGCTGTGTGCAATGTACATTCTTCTGTCAAATTATTTACTCAACTTTCCAGGTCATAAATACTGCAATGCCTACCTGCCAAACGTAGCTTtactgtgctgctctcctgcatgCTTGTCACTTCCTTGTGTCGAGTGAAAGTGTGCAAAGTCCCTTGGTTCAGTGATGTCTTTAGGCTGCAAAGGAGCATCTACAGATCCCTGGCGATTTGCCAGGGCCAGCAAATTTGAGGATGCTTGTGTTTTAGGTATTTTGAAGGGAGCTGTTGccttaaagaataaaaaaaacaaagaaaaaatatattagaaataaacaaaaccaacaacaagaAACACAAGATTTGCACCTCAAGATATTCTTGGGAATGGTTTCAGACAACGTGTTACCACTTCACATTTTGCAAACAGTGGTAAACTCAACCTACCTTAGTAGGAGAACCAATGATTGTTGGTAAAGGAGTTTTGAACAGCCAGTCTGAACTCCTCGGTGATGACCCCATGTGCTTGGTGGGTGATGTTCCCAGGCTACCTGGCCTACTTGGTTGTGGAGAATGACTGTATCCATACCCAGCATAGGATGGGCACACTGGGTCTGAATGTTGCTTTCTGAGCTTCTGCTTGTTCTGGTAAATATCCGTGAGAGTAGGTGCACTTTGCAACCTAGCTCCCATCAGAAGTGACTGTGGAGACTGAGATGGTGGTATTGGAGAACCTGTAGGgatgaaaagcagtgaaaaagatTTCTACGTGCAGTGCTTGGAAATGTATCAACGAAACTCAAAACACTGGAGAGCATCATTAATCTGAAAGGAGATAAGGATGCACTACTGAGATACGTGTTTGATTATCAGCTCACTAAATGGCAAACAGGACGGATTTATCCTGTTGACTATACGGGCTGAGGCTACATACACTTGATGAGATGACACTCACATTCAAGCTGCCAAAGAGGCAAGATTGCAGGGTGACAGCTGTACTGGCAGCTGCACTACTTCTGGCAACCTACTCCAAGACATATAAAGTGGTTGGATTGAGCAGGAATGGCATAACCAATGCTAAAATTTCAAGCACAGCCAACCAGGACTCTAAACTGAAAAGAGGTTTTCAAGTATTGGAATTGCATTCTTGTAAACAGCATGTGAATACAAAGTTGTGtgttaatgactttttttgtttgtaataaTTTCATCTGCAGACACAAAAGGCTGCTTCCCTCACAGTTTCTGTGAGAAAAGTaggtattaaaaaacaaaaacctgaatAAACAAGTTattcaaatgaaacattttaggATCATTATTAGGGCAGCCATTTATTTTTAGGTTGTCAGATGTTTTTCAAAAGCTCACCATGTACAAAGAAAGTCCACACTTCGGTATGAATGCAAAGTTTCTCGTAAAGCAAATTGAAATGGAAGAGCTGTAATCTGCAAGCAGAGGACTGTAAGGAAACACTCCTATGAACATCTCACCTACCCAAAAGGTTCTCTTCCACTTTCAATATAAAAAATCCAATATTTGATTAAAATTGTATCTTCCATGTGGTATTTTTAAGTTTCAAGAGGAGGAATGGTGCAGTTTCAAACAATACATAAGACTTCAGCCCTGTGGCCACAGCTTTCCAGATAAAATGTATACCACTGTAACTCCAAAGAACAAAGTGCTAAAAATCCCATTtgccttaaaaagaaatggcaaagcTTACACTATTCTATTTGTTCCTAGGCTGTACCATGACTTAGTATGCAAAATTCTCAGCAGCTGGCCAAGGCAATTTTCCAAGATTGTTCTTCAAGCGTATATTTGTGAAGTGGAGCCAACATCCAACTTCTTGCAGTTTGCTCAGTAAAGTGCCCAGCTGCTAAGCCACATTCTGCAACCTTCTTAAGCTTATGCTCTTGGTAGTTAGACTTTGAATATAAGCCATTTCATTTTGATTGCATTCCTCTCCATTTAAACAATGTGCTTTAGAACAGACCTTCTGCCTGAAGCTCCAGCAGAGTATTCCAGTCTACTCCTCACTAAATCCCCTAAATTCTATACTCATGAAATTTCAACTCCATTGAAATCAGCCTGCTTGTCTGTCCCACAGCACTAAATTCAGCTTTATCTCAAAAAGCAGCCTTAAATTTCCCTGGTTGCTGTTCTAGTGTCATTCCCACCACTGGGTAGGCTTCTGAATTCAAActctcctctgctgccactggCAGCAGCAAAGGGTAACTCAATTAGTTCAGAAGCTGCATTAAGACAGGCATCTTCAGTCCCTAGAAAATCTCTGTACAGATGATCTCACTTCACCCTGAAGCAAAGTCAATTTAcccatttaaatgctgaaaagcaGACATGCTGCCATTTGTGGTATTTTACAAGCAGAAATAACACTGCAGTCACTGGAAATtaagaaacaataaaatcaaatagGAATAGATTGCAGGAAACagacagagaaatgaaacattaaatACTCCTAGAGCCACAAAACAGAGCTATCCCGAAAAGATGGAACAAAAGAGGAGCTcacacagctttgttttcccttcattttctcctcagcttttttatttttcttttaaaatacaagagaCTATTTCAAATCTGAGGCTTTACTCATTCCTAGTCTTTTGTTGAGATTGCCAGCAGTGTAACAGTTATGAGGGACATTTTTAAGACATCATAAAACTTATTTAATGTCCAGATATCTGAAATATAAACTCCAAGAAATGAAGGTTATTACCTCCAGAGAATTTTGGGAAGcattaaagcaggaaaaataacacaCATTGTTGTTTAAACACTTCCCTAAAAGGTCAAAATAAAGAGTGTAGCTGGTATTCTGGACAAAGAAGAGCTTGCATCTAAGTTGTGTGTACAGTAAAAAATACTCTCCCACCCCTGCTGCCGCCTCCTGGTGCACCGGAACAATTTATGACTTGCAAAGCTTACTGAAAGCTTAGCAATATTAACATCAGATTCCTGGCAATTCCCTAAGAGAGTGATGAGAACATGCCACACACCGCACACTGGTAGTTCTTCCCTTTTCTGACGCTGGTCTATCAAAATCAGATTCTGAGAAACATGTTCAGACCATTCATTATAATCTCATCTATCCCATCTCATCCCTTGTTAAAGACAGGTGTTAGAGTTGCTATTCAACttgggtaaaaaacaaaacaacaaacttcTGATTGTGTAGGCAATTAAATACGGAGAAACGAGTCCTGACACAGCCAAACCCAGGCTAAGTTTCTACAGAATCTCAGTGCACAGCTTACCAAATGCCTCCCATTAACCCACACTAATGTCATGCTGCCCCTCCTCTTTCATGAAACTCTGTGGAAGGTTTAATCAAAACTGTACTGGTTGTGTTATTGTCCAAAGTCTCTCACCTGAGAAGTTTCTGCTCCTGGACTCATGACCTTGAAGCTGTCCGCAACAACAGTGGCTGAGCTGCTCAGGTATAGTTCCAactaagtaaataaaatcaaaatgtgaATTTATGCTTTACTCTTCACCTACTTATTTCTTCAAGGAGTGGGTGATCAAACATGGGAATGGGCTGCATAGGGAAGTGGCAGAGCCCCAGCCATGGAGATGTTTAAGAGACATGTGGATGTGGACGTAAGGGATGTGATCTGGTAGGTCAGGCCAATGTTGGATTATACTATCTTGAAAGTCTTTCCCAATCTacgtgattctatgatctatttGGGCAAATTTCAGTTGAAGTTTTAAACaggaatttgttttctgaattactGCTTCAGCTAAATCCTTGCTAATTACTGAGAATGAGTAAGAATTAGAACTGCAGCTTACCTAGTGGTGAAGGAGAATATGGCCTTGAAGACCCCGTGGATAACCTGCGCCCAACACCCTGCACAGCATCAGCTGGTATTGGAGAACAGGAGCCCATCTTCATGAAGCCCATTGGGCTGGTATTTGAGCGTCTGACAACCCCagctctggaaaaagaaaaaaaaaagagaaagaaaatagttgtTTAACACACTACAGTTACCAGTTACAGTAACCATGCAACTGTGGTTTCTTGAGATAAGATTCTGAATTCCCATAGGAGTacaatgattaaaaaaacaaaaaccaacacacaacTCTGATATTTAAACAGAATTATGAAGTTGAGGCTTATTAAACTAATAAGTctctcattttgaaaacaagatACAATTCCCTTTGTCCACACTGAGGGTTTTGGAACCTAAGGAAACTTAAGTCACAGCAGTCTGTCTGTTAACTGTAGAAATTTTAAATAGTTCTTAGCAAATGGATTCCTGCTGTTCAGACATTACATGAATTTTACTACTGAGTGAAACACATTGACatacatgtttgtttttatggtaggaaaaggaaggaatttaCAATAAAAATTACCATAATGTTTTAAGTATTAGACTTGGAATAAAGTTCAGCCACTGacaacaaatattttacagaaaggCACTTTCTCAAGTGCAGAAACAACTGCAAAATCAGATCTtgaagacaaaaattaaaaaaaggaaggaacTGTGTTTTTGTAAAGAACTCCAGAGTTCTAAGCAGTCTGTTTCTGAGTCTTTGACCTTTACCACCCCAATCCTGTTGATTGCAAGGCACAGAATAAATCTAGCACACTGGAGCTTTGTATTAAGACAAGCTAGTTAAttagcatgcaaaaaaaattgaTTCCTTGATATTTGACAAAACAATGCATCCAACTCATCACTGCATGTGTGAAAACAGAACCCAACTTATTACTGACTTTCTAGTTTATGATGTAACACTGCATATTACACAAAGAGAAATCAAAAAGAGCAAAGCTTCATCTTTTTATTCTCCTGCATTGCATTTGAGCAAAGGAACAAGTTCATCttgttttactgaaaaatgtCAACTGCCCATTCAACAATCTTGAGATTGTGAAGGACtattatttctcattaaaatgcCCCTCTATTATGGGGCTgtgtcaaaaaaataaaaagacatcaATAAGAAAGCACAGATA
The Lagopus muta isolate bLagMut1 chromosome 20, bLagMut1 primary, whole genome shotgun sequence genome window above contains:
- the ULK2 gene encoding serine/threonine-protein kinase ULK2 isoform X2; translation: MRILHSKGIIHRDLKPQNILLSYASRRKSSVSGIRIKIADFGFARYLHSNMMAATLCGSPMYMAPEVIMSQHYDAKADLWSIGTVIYQCLVGKPPFQANSPQDLRMFYEKNRNLIPSIPRETSTYLADLLLGLLQRNQKDRMDFEAFFNHPFLDQISTVKKSCPVPVPTYAGSVSGSSCGSSPSCRFASPPSLPDMQHIQEENLSSPPLGPPNYLQVSKDSASTSSKNSSCDTDDFVLVPHNISSDHSYDMPLGAAGRRASSEFLMCGGQSPLTISGSSGTVQKPSSTSSRSTASGTTNRHCQPSVSPRSETAPIPVPTQLRNYQRIEQNLSSTASPVSNPHGSPRAGVVRRSNTSPMGFMKMGSCSPIPADAVQGVGRRLSTGSSRPYSPSPLVGTIPEQLSHCCCGQLQGHESRSRNFSGSPIPPSQSPQSLLMGARLQSAPTLTDIYQNKQKLRKQHSDPVCPSYAGYGYSHSPQPSRPGSLGTSPTKHMGSSPRSSDWLFKTPLPTIIGSPTKATAPFKIPKTQASSNLLALANRQGSVDAPLQPKDITEPRDFAHFHSTQGSDKHAGEQHSKATFGRSVSTGKLSDQQVKTALGGQLYQGSTDSLNTERPMDTAPAGAYGIAVAPPSMGSGASSRAVMFTVGSPPSSATPPTCTHMVLRTRTTSVGSNSSGGSLCSTSGRVYMGSPPGIYMGSSPPGAEAAPSLKYMPYGTSPPSLEGFITFEAPELPEETLMEREHTDTLRHLNVMLTFTECVLDLTALRGGNPDLCTSAVSLYQIQESVVVDQISQLSKEWGQVEQLVLYMKAAQLLASSLHLAKAQVKSGKLNPSTAVKQVVKSLNERYKFCIGMCKKLTEKLNRFFSDKQRFIDEINSVTAEKLIYSCAVEMVQSAALDEMFQQTEDITYRYHKAALLLEGLTKILQDPADIENVHKYKSSIERRLSALCYSTVAVYEQ